From the genome of Pseudomonas bubulae:
GGGCGTCCTGCACCAGCAAGTGGGCCAGGGTGCCTTCTTTGCCAGCCGTCTCGCTGGCTTCTTTCAAGGTGCGAGCTTTTTTCAGTTGGGCAATTTCGCTGCGCAGACGACGCTTGGCACCCAGGACTTCAAAGCCTTTGGCAATCCAGATCGTCCAGGTGATGATCGAAGCAATAGCCAGGCCGATCATTACGATTTTGACGATGATGTCTGCGTTTTTGTACATGCCCCAAGGCGACAGGTCATGGGCCATGCCCAGGCTGTTGTCTTCTTCTGCGACTATTTGCGGCGCGTTATCGGCTGGCGCAGCAGCGCCTTCAACCAGTGTAGGATCAGTCGTACCCGGTGCAGCAACAGGTGCCGGGGCAGCTGCTTCAGTGGCCGCGTGCACGGCCGGGGCAGCAGGCTCGTCGGCAAATGCCGCAACAGGTGCCAACATCAAGCTGAACATCAGCGCCGCAACCCCACGCCAGACGCGTGCAGGGCTCGAAGGCTGGGTTGGCGAAGCGGTGGGATGATTGCGTGTCATGCTAGCCGGACCTGAGAAAAGTAATGAGGTAATGCCCTACAACGCGTTGTAAGACCAAGGGCAAAATGATGGGTTATTATTGCAAGTAATTCTTGTTAACAAAAGCAATAGCATCTGTTTTTTTCGGAAGTCACGACTTTGGTCGTGCCAAATTACGTCTTTTTGTAACTTTTCATTAGGATTTTTGCGATGCCCAAAGCCTCTGTATTGATCGTCGGATGCGGTGATGTCGGCAGCCGTCTGGCGACTCAACTGCTCGACCAGGATTGGCAGGTCTACGGCCTGCGCCGCTCCATTGACCGTTTACCCACGGGCGTTATCGGTGTGGAGGGCGATTTGTTCAGCGAGCAATGCCCGACGCAATGGCCAACCGGGCAAATTGATTACGTGGTGTACAGCGCGGCGGCGACCGAGCATGACGAAGCGGGCTATCAGGCGGCATATGTAGACGGCCTGAAAAACACCCTGAGTTGGCTGGAGCAGCATGGTCAGCGACCCAAGCGTCTGCTGTTTGTATCCAGCAGTGGCGTTTACGCCCAGAAAGACGGGGAATGGATCGACGAAACATCGCCCGCCCTGAGCACCAACTACTCTGGCCGGATCATCCTGGATGCCGAGCGGGTGGCGCTGGAGAGTGGCATCGCTGCCAGCGCGGTACGCCTGACCGGGATCTACGGGCCGGGTCGTGAATGGCTGCTGGGGCAAGTGCGCAAAGGTTATCGCGTGGCGGTTGAGCCGCCGCTGTATGGCAACCGTATCCATGCCGATGATGCTGCGGGGCTGCTGGCCTTTCTGCTGGAGGCTGATCGTCAGGGCAAGGCGCTGGATGACTGCTATATAGGTGTGGATAACGCACCGGCGCCACTGGCAGAAGTGGTGGACTGGTTGCGCGAGCGGTTGGGCATTACCGAATGGGCCGCCGAAGCGAGCGTGCGCCGCGCAGGCAGCAAGCGCTGCAGCAATGCCCGCGCCAAGGCGCTGGGCTGGGAGCCGCGCTATTCGAATTATCGCGAGGGCTATGCTGCGATTTTGGGGGAGCAGGCCTGAGAGTTGTCTTGTGGGAGCGGGCGTTTGGTTGGCTTACAGCTTCTCCAGCGCCCACTCACGCTTGCCCGGGTAGAGCTGGGGCATTTCGTCGGGCGCTGAGACGTCCACCGCCTCGAAGATTTCAAGTGTGCGGCCTTTGCGCACAAAAATATGCGCTGCGCCCATTTCCCCCTGCTGAAGCCAGAGGCTGTCCAAACCGCCGCTCATAGTGGCGCAGTCACCTCCCAGGCACAGCTCATAGCCATTGATGCCAGGCAATCCACTGACTTGCCCCTTGGGCGAGAATGTCACCTTGGCACCCTGACCTGCACCACTCAGTACGCGCCATTCGCCCCCAAGATAGGCTGACTTGAGTGCCTGCTCAAAATGCACCGATTTGAACAAATCTGCATTTGTGCCCCGGGAAACTTCACCGACATCACTTTGAGCTGGACGTACGAACGCCTGCCGCGGAAAGAATTCAGTCGCTGACTGTATTAATTCAGAGCCTTCGAGCTTCAGGTCAGTATTCTCACCGCCATAGAAATTGACCTTCCACGACGCGCTGCCATCAGGCACCAGCGTACCCTCGTCCCGCTCAAAGCTGCTTCGCCAGGTGGCCTTGGCGTTTTTGGCGTCGATGCTCCATTCCAGGGTTGGCCCTGACGACGACAAGGCGTCAAGCAGGCCGCCACCCTTGGCCGCTTCATCTATTGCTGCCTGATTGATCCAGATGCCACTGATATCACGGGGGGCGGGTTCGCTGGCACAACCACCCAAAACAATGGAGAGCAGTGACAACACTAGCGCTTTGCGCATGGTGGAATCCTTTTGAAGCCGGGAAGAGCGGGGGGGTGGCGCAGCATGAAGACGCTGCGCCGAGGGCGTTACTCAATAACCAGAATAGCGTCCATTTCTACCTGCGAGCCCTTTGGCAGTGCAGCAACGCCAATGGCGGCGCGGGCCGGATAGGGTTGTTCGAAGTAGGTGCCCATGATCTCGTTGACCTTGGCGAAGTGGCTCAGGTCAGTCAGGAAGATGTTCAGCTTGACGATGTCCTTGAACGAACCGCCTGCGGCTTCAGCGACCGACTTCAGGTTTTCGAAAACCTGGATGGTCTGGGCTTCAAAGCCTTCAACCAGTTCCATGGTTTTTGGGTCCAGCGGGATTTGACCGGACATGTAGACAGTATTGCCAGCTTTGATCGCCTGAGAATAAGTACCGATTGCAGCAGGTGCCTTGTCGCTGGTGATAACAGTCTTGGACATGGGTGACTCCTTGTAATTAGATGGCTACGCACGCATGCGAGTGATGCGGATAACCCCGGTAAGGGCGCGCAGTTTTTTGATCACGCGGGCCAGGTGTACACGGTCGTGTACGCTGACCACCAGTTGGACCACGCTGATGCGACCATCGCGTTCGTCCATGCTGATCTTTTCGATATTGCCGTCGGCAGCGTTGACGCTGCTGGCCAGCAGCGCAATCAGGCCGCGCTGGTGTTCCAGTTCGACGCGCAATTCAACGTTGAACTCGCCGGTAACGTCCTTGGCCCACGACAGCTGAATGCACTTTTCGGGGTTGTGGCGGATTTCACTGATATTGCGGCAGTTGTCCAGGTGCACGACCATGCCTTTGCCTGCGGACAAATGGCCAACGATCGGATCCCCCGGGATCGGCGTACAGCATTTGGCGTAGCTGAGCACCAGGCCTTCGGTGCCGCGAATCGCCAGCGGGCCTTCCGGGCTCGGCAATGCTTCGCCTTCGCCCAGCAGGCGTCGGGCCACTACATAGGCCATGCGATTGCCGAGGCCGATATCTTCGAGCAGGTCTTCGATATGCTCCAGGCGGTATTCCTGGAGCATGGCCTGAACGCGCTCGGCCGGGATCTTGTCCAGCGCGCTGTTGAAGCCGTTAAGCACCTTGTTGAGCAGGCGTTCGCCCAGGTTGACCGACTCGGAACGACGTTGCAGCTTGAGCGCATGGCGAATATGGGTACGCGCCTTGCCGGTGACCACAAAGTTAAGCCAGGCCGGGTTGGGTCGGGCGCCGGGAGCGCTGACGATCTCGACCGTGGAGCCGCTTTGCAGCGGCTCGGACAGCGGTGCGAGACGCCGGTTGATGCGACAGGCGATGCAGCTGTTGCCCACATCGGTGTGCACCGCGTAGGCAAAGTCGACGGCCGTGGAGCCTTTGGGCAGCTCCATGATCCGTCCTTTGGGCGTAAACACGTAGACCTCGTCCGGGAACAGGTCGATCTTCACGCTTTCGATGAATTCGAGGGAGTTGCCGGCGCGTTGCTGCATTTCCAGCACGCCCTTGACCCATTGCCGCGCCCGGGCGTGGGTGCCCGTGTGCTGCTCGTCGCCACTGGACTTGTAAAGCCAGTGGGCGGCGATGCCGTTGTTGGCCATTTCTTCCATTTCACGGGTACGGATCTGGATCTCGATCGGTACGCCATGCATGCCAAACAGCGTGGTATGCAACGACTGGTAGCCGTTGGCCTTGGGAATGGCGATGTAGTCCTTGAACCGGCCCGGCAGGGGCTTGTACAAATTATGTACAGCGCCCAGCACGCGGTAGCAGGTGTCGACCTTGTCGACGATGATCCGGAATGCGTAAACATCCATGATCTCGTTAAAAGCCCGGCGTTTGCCGCGCATCTTCTTGTAGATGCCGTAGATATGCTTTTGACGACCGCTGACTTCGCCCTGAATGCCATCGATGGCCAGGCAGTGGCTGAGCGATTCTTCAATTTTGTTGACGATTTCCTTGCGATTGCCCCGGGCGCGTTTGACCGCCTGATAAATGCGCGCGGAGCGCATCGGGTACATCGCCTTGAAACCGAGGTCTTCGAATTCGATACGAATGCTGTGCATGCCCAGCCGATTGGCGATGGGTGCGTAGATTTCCAGGGTTTCCTTGGCAATCCGTCGGCGTTTTTCGCCGGACAGCACTTCGAGGGTGCGCATGTTGTGCAGACGGTCAGCCAGCTTCACCAGGATCACGCGGATATCGCGTGCCATGGCCATGGCCATCTTCTGGAAGTTTTCAGCCTGGGCTTCGGCCTTGGTTTCGAAGTTCATCTGAGTCAGCTTGCTGACTCCATCGACCAGGTCGGCCACGGTTTCGCCGAACTGCGCTACCAGCGCTTCCTTGGCAATACCGGTGTCTTCAATCACGTCATGCAGCATGGCCGCCATCAGGCTCTGATGGTCCATATGCATGTCGGCAAGGATATTTGCCACTGCCAGCGGGTGCGTGACATAAGGCTCGCCGCTGCGTCGGCGTTGGCCGTCGTGGGCTTGTTCTGCGTAGAAGTACGCCCGGCGGACCAGATTGACCTGGTCCGGGCCGAGGTACGCCGACAAGCGATCGGCGAGGGCGTCTATGCTCGGCATGAGGAAACCTCCTGCCAAAACTTTTTACCCTTCGCCGTGCTACGTCGACCGGGCATAGGCTTAGTTCGCCTCGTTGGACTCGTCCTCGAACGCTGCGAACAGCGGTTCGTCTTCGACGATTTCAGCGTTGGCGATAAACTCGTAGCTCATCAGGCCTTCTGCGATTTCGCGCAGGGCAACAACGGTAGGCTTGTCGTTTTCCCACTGCACCAGAGGCTCTTTACCGCCGGTGGCCAGTTGACGGGCACGCTTGGTAGAGAGCATGACCAGCTCAAAGCGGTTATCCACGTGTTCTAGACAGTCTTCAACGGTTACGCGGGCCATGGTCTTCCTCGTAGCAAATGCAATATGCGCGCTGCCCGGATG
Proteins encoded in this window:
- the spoT gene encoding bifunctional GTP diphosphokinase/guanosine-3',5'-bis pyrophosphate 3'-pyrophosphohydrolase, which translates into the protein MPSIDALADRLSAYLGPDQVNLVRRAYFYAEQAHDGQRRRSGEPYVTHPLAVANILADMHMDHQSLMAAMLHDVIEDTGIAKEALVAQFGETVADLVDGVSKLTQMNFETKAEAQAENFQKMAMAMARDIRVILVKLADRLHNMRTLEVLSGEKRRRIAKETLEIYAPIANRLGMHSIRIEFEDLGFKAMYPMRSARIYQAVKRARGNRKEIVNKIEESLSHCLAIDGIQGEVSGRQKHIYGIYKKMRGKRRAFNEIMDVYAFRIIVDKVDTCYRVLGAVHNLYKPLPGRFKDYIAIPKANGYQSLHTTLFGMHGVPIEIQIRTREMEEMANNGIAAHWLYKSSGDEQHTGTHARARQWVKGVLEMQQRAGNSLEFIESVKIDLFPDEVYVFTPKGRIMELPKGSTAVDFAYAVHTDVGNSCIACRINRRLAPLSEPLQSGSTVEIVSAPGARPNPAWLNFVVTGKARTHIRHALKLQRRSESVNLGERLLNKVLNGFNSALDKIPAERVQAMLQEYRLEHIEDLLEDIGLGNRMAYVVARRLLGEGEALPSPEGPLAIRGTEGLVLSYAKCCTPIPGDPIVGHLSAGKGMVVHLDNCRNISEIRHNPEKCIQLSWAKDVTGEFNVELRVELEHQRGLIALLASSVNAADGNIEKISMDERDGRISVVQLVVSVHDRVHLARVIKKLRALTGVIRITRMRA
- a CDS encoding NAD-dependent epimerase/dehydratase family protein, producing MPKASVLIVGCGDVGSRLATQLLDQDWQVYGLRRSIDRLPTGVIGVEGDLFSEQCPTQWPTGQIDYVVYSAAATEHDEAGYQAAYVDGLKNTLSWLEQHGQRPKRLLFVSSSGVYAQKDGEWIDETSPALSTNYSGRIILDAERVALESGIAASAVRLTGIYGPGREWLLGQVRKGYRVAVEPPLYGNRIHADDAAGLLAFLLEADRQGKALDDCYIGVDNAPAPLAEVVDWLRERLGITEWAAEASVRRAGSKRCSNARAKALGWEPRYSNYREGYAAILGEQA
- the exbB gene encoding tonB-system energizer ExbB, with translation MTRNHPTASPTQPSSPARVWRGVAALMFSLMLAPVAAFADEPAAPAVHAATEAAAPAPVAAPGTTDPTLVEGAAAPADNAPQIVAEEDNSLGMAHDLSPWGMYKNADIIVKIVMIGLAIASIITWTIWIAKGFEVLGAKRRLRSEIAQLKKARTLKEASETAGKEGTLAHLLVQDALEEMRLSANSREKEGIKERVSFRLERLVAACGRNMSSGTGVLATIGSTAPFVGLFGTVWGIMNSFIGIAKTQTTNLAVVAPGIAEALLATALGLVAAIPAVVIYNVFARSITGYKAQVADASAEVLLLVSRDLDHLPPERSSQPHMVKVG
- a CDS encoding RidA family protein, encoding MSKTVITSDKAPAAIGTYSQAIKAGNTVYMSGQIPLDPKTMELVEGFEAQTIQVFENLKSVAEAAGGSFKDIVKLNIFLTDLSHFAKVNEIMGTYFEQPYPARAAIGVAALPKGSQVEMDAILVIE
- the rpoZ gene encoding DNA-directed RNA polymerase subunit omega; its protein translation is MARVTVEDCLEHVDNRFELVMLSTKRARQLATGGKEPLVQWENDKPTVVALREIAEGLMSYEFIANAEIVEDEPLFAAFEDESNEAN